TGCCTCAACCAAAAGTGATTACAAATTTTATGATCTCCAATTCAATTAAACAGTAAAATTATATTTCATGTCAGGTATTAACAAAGTCATTTTAGTTGGACATTTAGGCAAAGATCCTGAAGTCAGACATTTAGAAGGAGGGGTCACAGTAGCTAGTTTTCCATTGGCAACATCAGAGACCTATAACAAAGATGGTAAGCGGATAGAACAGACGGAATGGCATAATATTGTTTTGTGGAGAGGACTTGCAGAAGTAGCGTCCAAATATTTGCAAAAAGGAAAGCTGGTATACATTGAAG
This region of Pedobacter steynii genomic DNA includes:
- a CDS encoding single-stranded DNA-binding protein, with amino-acid sequence MSGINKVILVGHLGKDPEVRHLEGGVTVASFPLATSETYNKDGKRIEQTEWHNIVLWRGLAEVASKYLQKGKLVYIEGKLRTRSFEDREKVKKYVTEVVAENFTILGRKSDFEHTPVSNENTTPKSETEYLDPNEVSGDLPF